Proteins encoded in a region of the Scrofimicrobium sp. R131 genome:
- a CDS encoding site-specific DNA-methyltransferase, with translation MTDEIYETSPTTPDFRTELARQLADLVPEAIADGKVDVEKLKELLDDDAADSSERFGLFWPGKKRALRAAQEPTSATLKPDFENSKDWDTTKNVFIEGDNLEVLKILQKHYHAKIKMIYIDPPYNTGKDFVYPDNYKEGLDTYLEWTRQVNEEGKKVTTNAETEGRYHSNWLNMMYPRLKLARNLLTDDGAILISIGDNEIAGLRLLCNEVFGENNFVGAFSRTSAEGGGLAKQIIKGHDYVLIYARNLTNFPPLLRPKDIRGRRVSRSGEDTGSRKTGFGGNLVSMEHAFMKKFLSITTTLNWRK, from the coding sequence ATGACTGACGAGATCTACGAGACATCACCTACTACGCCTGACTTTAGGACCGAGCTTGCCAGGCAGCTTGCTGATCTGGTACCCGAGGCTATCGCGGACGGAAAGGTGGATGTCGAGAAGCTCAAGGAACTGCTCGACGATGACGCGGCTGATAGTAGTGAGCGGTTTGGACTCTTTTGGCCTGGCAAGAAGCGAGCCCTGCGAGCTGCGCAGGAGCCGACCTCAGCAACCTTGAAGCCTGACTTCGAGAACTCGAAGGACTGGGACACGACCAAGAACGTCTTCATCGAGGGCGACAACCTTGAGGTTCTTAAGATTCTGCAGAAGCACTACCACGCCAAGATCAAGATGATCTACATCGATCCTCCGTACAACACCGGTAAAGACTTCGTCTACCCGGACAACTACAAGGAGGGCCTGGACACCTATCTCGAGTGGACACGCCAGGTCAACGAGGAGGGTAAGAAGGTCACGACCAACGCCGAAACCGAGGGCCGCTACCACTCCAACTGGCTCAACATGATGTACCCGCGGCTCAAACTCGCTCGAAACTTGCTCACCGATGATGGAGCAATACTGATTTCAATAGGCGACAATGAAATCGCGGGCTTGCGATTGCTATGTAACGAAGTATTCGGTGAGAATAATTTCGTCGGAGCGTTTTCTCGGACGAGTGCGGAAGGCGGTGGTCTAGCAAAGCAGATCATAAAGGGGCATGACTATGTGTTGATATACGCTCGAAATCTCACAAACTTTCCTCCACTACTCAGACCGAAAGATATACGCGGTAGAAGAGTAAGCCGATCCGGAGAAGATACTGGATCGAGGAAGACTGGTTTCGGCGGGAATTTGGTAAGTATGGAACATGCTTTTATGAAGAAATTCTTGAGTATTACGACGACTCTAAACTGGAGGAAATAA
- a CDS encoding DNA methyltransferase has translation MGRYRKIAEDGSKFHSVIKHLNADGVRDLRKLGGLDAYFDFPKPVSLIRDLVLGATFTSKNREDIILDFFSGSGTTAQAVMEANAVDGGNRRFILVQIPEPLAKGVAQDNHEFGTIADVSRERIKRAGGFVATDLAMQPLKSALPIDLGFRSYQLSETCFTEWHVSSDVEVDALQQRLLSLRDSATDDASADDLLTEILLKQGYSLTESVAPAEVGGLDVRVVRDRDGDIAVLAYLNEHVKPTLEQLRAFVEESPMRIIVLEDAFQGDDELKTNLAQLARAKGVEVWTA, from the coding sequence GTGGGCCGGTACCGTAAGATTGCTGAAGATGGGTCGAAATTTCATTCAGTAATAAAGCACCTAAATGCTGATGGAGTACGTGATCTACGGAAGTTAGGCGGATTGGACGCCTATTTTGACTTTCCAAAGCCGGTGTCGTTGATTCGAGATCTCGTCCTCGGAGCCACTTTTACGAGCAAAAACCGCGAGGATATTATATTAGACTTTTTTTCTGGATCGGGTACCACAGCTCAGGCTGTAATGGAAGCTAACGCGGTCGATGGCGGGAATCGGCGTTTTATATTAGTTCAGATTCCGGAGCCCCTGGCTAAGGGCGTGGCTCAAGATAACCATGAATTTGGGACTATTGCGGATGTGTCTAGAGAGCGCATCAAACGCGCAGGAGGTTTTGTCGCGACTGATCTGGCAATGCAACCTCTAAAATCTGCCTTGCCGATCGACCTGGGATTCAGGTCGTATCAATTGAGTGAGACTTGTTTTACAGAGTGGCATGTGTCGAGTGATGTTGAGGTGGATGCGTTGCAGCAGCGTTTGCTGAGTCTTCGTGATAGTGCGACCGATGACGCGAGTGCTGATGATTTGCTCACTGAGATTCTGCTCAAGCAGGGTTACTCGTTGACCGAATCGGTTGCACCGGCTGAGGTTGGTGGTCTTGATGTCCGGGTTGTGCGGGATCGGGATGGTGACATTGCCGTGTTGGCGTACTTGAACGAGCATGTTAAGCCGACGCTTGAGCAGCTTCGTGCGTTTGTGGAGGAGTCTCCGATGCGGATCATCGTGCTTGAGGATGCGTTCCAGGGCGATGATGAGCTCAAGACCAATTTGGCCCAGCTCGCTAGAGCCAAGGGAGTTGAGGTCTGGACAGCATGA
- a CDS encoding DEAD/DEAH box helicase family protein — translation MKTSAASGSGFQFDASQPYQLDAISSVVDLFDGQPRDVDKLLSTLHGRVDVEIDEQIELSGVAAHALREAEIASEVGAVGNSLVLDREVVLANLQRVQDRNGLEVASSLAGDAFDFDIEMETGTGKTYVYLRTIFDLAVRYNFTKFVILVPSVAIREGVSTSIRLMREHFESLYRPQGITFDDSIYRGKNAEEVQSFATSPNVQILIMTIDSIRGNANTRIIHQTRDKLNGLRPIDYLKATRPVVIMDEPQNMESRLSQSAVGELDPVFTLRYSATHKKQRNVVYRLDPVDAHDLGLVKQIVVAEVAQQGADATPYIRLVEVRREPSWSARLELTCRRADGSLERRIVSVKQHQELSDERITNNPIYEGWRINEMSIDPVYVDLTLHGFLYEGESIGASAGAIYKEMIRETVREHLRKEAMLRARGIKVLSLFFVDKVASYLGDGMNNEDANGDFAQWFDEVFVEERAKSARYQELLPQEPRELRRAYFSQIRRGKTVKFQDSSGTTKADDGAYELIMQQKERLLDETEPVRFIFSHSALREGWDNPNVFQICTLREMGAETERRQTIGRGLRLPVAKTQEGFVRVADRGVATLTVVANEAYTKFADALQREYKEAGVDIGRVRRAEFSKIPLQDENGALTDDLFGYQRSVQVWEHLKDKGFIDKDGTVTPKFQPNQLGFYLDLPEDLAWAEPTIVELVERANIGKYVKSVSKRQARVLNKRLYSTPEFEEFWEAISQKTTYRVRVERNELIENVIRAIREAPKIEALRIQVTRAGVKVLRGGAKGEELSSRSAELRGSYDLPDIITELQEATSLTRRTIVDILVGSERLGEFIGNPNDFIAMVKRALQSELAKIVVEGIQYERIAGSVYELRELQRDGEEEKERFLDQMYKVQHTQKTDFDYVVFDSDVERQFAELLDSREDIKLFMKLPAKFKIDTPVGPYNPDWAIIKQEDGEDRIYMIRETKSTLDDSKLRPTELAKIKSAKRHFEAIGIDDYARAVPGVWML, via the coding sequence ATGAAGACGAGTGCAGCGAGTGGATCAGGATTCCAGTTTGACGCTAGTCAGCCGTATCAGTTGGATGCGATCTCGTCGGTGGTTGACCTATTTGACGGGCAGCCGAGGGATGTGGACAAGCTACTGTCGACGCTGCATGGACGGGTCGATGTCGAGATAGATGAGCAAATCGAACTGTCGGGGGTGGCAGCACATGCTTTACGTGAGGCAGAAATCGCCTCCGAAGTAGGTGCGGTCGGGAACAGTCTTGTGCTTGATCGAGAAGTAGTCCTCGCGAACCTTCAGCGTGTGCAGGATAGGAATGGTCTTGAGGTAGCGTCCTCGCTTGCGGGCGATGCGTTTGACTTTGATATCGAGATGGAGACGGGGACAGGTAAGACCTATGTCTACCTGCGTACCATCTTTGATCTGGCAGTTCGGTACAACTTTACGAAGTTTGTGATTCTGGTGCCGAGCGTGGCGATCCGTGAGGGTGTAAGTACGAGCATTCGGCTTATGCGTGAGCATTTTGAGAGCCTCTATAGGCCACAGGGCATCACTTTTGATGATTCAATCTATAGGGGCAAGAATGCTGAGGAGGTCCAGTCTTTTGCGACTTCCCCGAATGTGCAGATCTTGATCATGACGATCGACTCGATTCGTGGGAACGCGAACACCCGAATCATCCACCAAACCCGTGACAAGCTAAACGGATTGCGGCCGATTGACTACCTGAAGGCGACGCGTCCGGTCGTGATTATGGATGAGCCCCAGAATATGGAGTCTCGATTGTCGCAGTCGGCGGTGGGCGAACTCGACCCTGTCTTCACCCTGCGTTACAGTGCGACGCACAAGAAACAACGTAACGTCGTCTATAGGCTTGATCCGGTTGACGCACATGACCTGGGACTAGTGAAGCAAATTGTCGTGGCTGAGGTGGCGCAGCAAGGTGCGGATGCGACACCGTACATAAGGCTGGTTGAGGTCCGCCGGGAGCCGTCATGGTCTGCTCGGTTGGAGTTGACCTGTCGGCGGGCGGATGGTTCGCTCGAGCGGCGGATTGTGAGTGTGAAGCAGCATCAAGAGTTGTCCGATGAGCGTATCACCAACAATCCGATCTACGAGGGTTGGCGTATCAACGAGATGAGTATTGATCCTGTCTATGTTGATCTCACGCTGCATGGTTTCTTGTATGAGGGAGAAAGCATCGGTGCGTCGGCCGGCGCAATCTACAAGGAGATGATCCGTGAGACAGTACGGGAACATCTTCGTAAGGAAGCGATGCTCCGTGCAAGAGGTATCAAGGTGCTTAGTTTGTTCTTCGTTGACAAGGTTGCCAGTTACCTGGGTGATGGTATGAACAACGAAGATGCCAATGGAGATTTTGCTCAGTGGTTTGATGAGGTCTTTGTCGAAGAGCGTGCGAAGTCGGCACGTTACCAGGAACTGCTACCGCAGGAGCCGAGAGAGTTGCGGCGGGCCTACTTTTCCCAGATTCGGCGCGGCAAGACGGTTAAGTTCCAGGACTCGTCTGGCACGACCAAAGCTGATGACGGCGCCTATGAACTGATCATGCAGCAAAAAGAGCGACTCCTAGATGAGACCGAACCTGTTCGGTTTATCTTTAGCCACTCTGCCTTGCGGGAGGGTTGGGATAACCCGAATGTTTTTCAGATCTGTACGCTGCGCGAGATGGGCGCGGAGACCGAGCGTCGACAGACTATCGGGCGGGGCTTGCGTCTGCCGGTCGCCAAGACCCAAGAGGGCTTTGTGCGCGTGGCTGACCGTGGAGTCGCCACGCTGACCGTTGTTGCGAACGAGGCCTATACCAAGTTTGCCGATGCTCTTCAGCGTGAGTACAAGGAAGCAGGCGTTGATATCGGCCGGGTTCGTAGAGCAGAGTTCTCGAAGATTCCATTGCAGGACGAGAATGGTGCACTCACAGACGATCTGTTTGGGTACCAGCGATCTGTTCAGGTTTGGGAGCACCTCAAGGACAAAGGCTTCATCGACAAAGACGGCACAGTCACGCCGAAGTTTCAGCCGAACCAGCTGGGATTCTACCTTGATCTACCAGAGGATCTAGCTTGGGCCGAACCCACCATTGTCGAGCTAGTTGAGCGTGCGAACATCGGCAAATATGTTAAGTCCGTCAGTAAGCGTCAGGCCCGAGTGCTCAACAAGCGGCTCTATTCGACTCCGGAGTTTGAGGAGTTTTGGGAGGCGATCAGTCAGAAGACCACCTACCGGGTCCGCGTCGAGCGCAATGAACTGATCGAGAACGTAATCCGCGCGATCCGGGAGGCCCCAAAGATCGAGGCACTGCGAATCCAGGTTACCCGCGCGGGAGTAAAGGTGCTGCGAGGCGGCGCGAAGGGTGAAGAGCTTAGCTCCCGCTCGGCAGAACTTCGGGGTAGCTACGACTTACCTGACATCATCACGGAACTGCAGGAGGCAACCTCCCTCACTCGCAGAACCATTGTTGACATTCTGGTCGGGAGCGAGCGGCTGGGCGAGTTCATCGGCAACCCGAATGACTTCATTGCGATGGTCAAGCGCGCCCTCCAGAGCGAGCTGGCGAAGATCGTGGTCGAGGGCATTCAGTACGAGCGGATCGCGGGCTCGGTCTACGAGCTTCGCGAGCTGCAGCGGGACGGCGAGGAGGAGAAAGAGCGCTTCCTCGACCAGATGTACAAGGTGCAGCACACCCAGAAGACCGACTTCGACTACGTCGTCTTCGACTCCGACGTCGAGCGCCAGTTCGCGGAGCTGCTCGACTCTCGCGAGGACATCAAGCTGTTCATGAAGCTACCCGCCAAGTTCAAGATCGATACCCCCGTCGGGCCATACAATCCCGACTGGGCAATCATTAAGCAGGAAGATGGAGAGGATCGGATTTACATGATCCGTGAGACAAAGAGCACGCTCGACGACTCGAAGCTCCGCCCAACCGAGCTCGCCAAGATCAAGTCCGCCAAGCGCCACTTCGAAGCCATCGGCATCGACGACTACGCGCGGGCGGTACCGGGAGTGTGGATGCTATGA
- a CDS encoding AAA family ATPase: MRLISAHVQGYGRIVDSKINLDAKVIAIVGPNEAGKTTLLKALAHVDGETAVPVPQRSRATEVTDQTRVTTFDYIVEKEDCTALADLDLHEQPTRAHVARSASGDKLIVDLIPAPRKSVQPLQDALDTLKAAAVKEDLDDWIDPNTTYADPGSDDPHDYRAELSSVVEAVEAAVAEIGSDLPDEAVQTAQSLRGVTLADDVDAESLHAAFDAIIAWYEREDPAPAARERVWRRTPDFILFDEADRSIQSAYTFNDALINDTPVALANLAGTASLDLAELLQFVRTGDIARRRTAIVQANKRMDAIFDEAWKQSKLAVHFELDGDQLRIELMEDGDNITVFDERSAGLRMFVALIAFLKVHGSERAPILLIDEAENHLHIDAQADLVNMFVTQEHAIKVIYTTHSPACLPPDLGTGIRVVVPRHDNFQVSDVKNSFWQGAAGYSPLMLAMGAAAAAFTPARYVVLAEGATEMILLPTLIRSATGQTDLPYQVAPGLSEVPNDFLPKLDLEAAHVAYLVDSDHGGAKLKTALTEAGVPESLIAELGLPGIENALEPDAYRAAISALLPECNPGATASDLPEVPPIAAETGASTAKWMYDWIKSVGLKAPSKVAVANWLVENDRSTPSAEGSAVLVSLHANLVRALGIENDESLAKPGKASR; the protein is encoded by the coding sequence ATGAGGCTCATCTCCGCTCACGTCCAGGGCTACGGCCGGATCGTCGATTCCAAGATCAACTTGGATGCTAAGGTCATCGCTATCGTGGGGCCGAATGAGGCAGGCAAGACCACCCTGCTCAAGGCGCTCGCTCACGTCGATGGCGAGACCGCCGTGCCGGTACCTCAGCGTTCGCGAGCTACCGAAGTGACCGATCAGACCCGTGTGACGACCTTCGACTACATCGTGGAGAAGGAAGATTGCACTGCCCTTGCGGATCTCGACTTGCACGAGCAGCCGACTCGCGCCCACGTTGCACGCTCCGCTTCCGGAGACAAACTCATCGTGGACCTGATTCCAGCGCCTCGAAAGTCCGTGCAGCCACTCCAAGATGCACTCGACACCCTTAAGGCAGCAGCCGTCAAAGAAGACCTTGACGACTGGATCGATCCGAACACTACGTATGCCGATCCAGGTTCTGACGATCCGCATGATTACCGGGCGGAGCTCAGTTCCGTGGTCGAGGCTGTCGAGGCTGCGGTCGCGGAGATCGGCAGTGATCTTCCTGACGAAGCAGTTCAGACTGCGCAATCCCTCCGGGGTGTCACGCTTGCTGACGACGTCGATGCGGAGTCGCTGCATGCGGCCTTCGATGCGATCATCGCGTGGTATGAGCGAGAAGACCCCGCTCCCGCCGCTCGCGAACGCGTCTGGAGGCGCACGCCGGACTTCATCCTTTTCGACGAGGCCGATCGCTCAATTCAATCCGCGTACACGTTCAACGATGCGCTGATCAACGACACCCCAGTCGCGCTTGCGAACCTTGCGGGCACAGCGTCACTCGACCTCGCAGAGCTTCTCCAGTTCGTTCGAACAGGAGACATTGCGCGTCGACGAACGGCGATTGTCCAGGCCAACAAGCGGATGGACGCCATCTTCGACGAAGCGTGGAAACAGTCGAAGCTGGCTGTCCACTTTGAGCTTGACGGTGATCAGCTTCGCATCGAGCTCATGGAGGACGGCGACAACATCACAGTCTTCGACGAGCGCAGTGCCGGCCTCCGAATGTTCGTCGCTCTGATCGCCTTCCTGAAGGTTCATGGTTCGGAGCGTGCGCCGATCTTGCTCATCGACGAGGCAGAGAACCATCTCCACATCGATGCGCAAGCGGATCTGGTCAATATGTTCGTCACGCAGGAGCACGCGATCAAGGTCATCTACACGACCCACAGTCCTGCGTGCCTTCCGCCCGACCTTGGCACTGGAATTCGTGTGGTCGTACCGCGTCACGACAACTTCCAAGTGAGCGACGTGAAGAACAGCTTCTGGCAAGGTGCAGCAGGCTACTCGCCTTTGATGCTTGCGATGGGTGCAGCAGCCGCTGCCTTCACACCCGCTCGCTACGTCGTCCTGGCCGAGGGGGCCACCGAGATGATCCTTCTACCTACGCTGATACGTTCCGCAACTGGACAGACGGATCTGCCCTATCAGGTAGCGCCAGGACTGTCCGAAGTCCCGAACGACTTCCTGCCAAAACTCGACCTCGAGGCTGCCCACGTCGCATACCTCGTCGACAGTGATCATGGCGGGGCGAAGCTGAAGACTGCCCTCACAGAGGCTGGCGTGCCAGAGAGCCTCATCGCTGAGCTGGGATTGCCGGGGATCGAGAACGCCCTCGAGCCGGACGCCTACAGGGCGGCGATCTCGGCGCTGCTTCCTGAGTGCAATCCAGGAGCCACTGCAAGCGATCTTCCAGAAGTGCCACCGATTGCAGCAGAGACGGGAGCTTCTACTGCGAAGTGGATGTACGACTGGATCAAGAGCGTCGGGCTAAAGGCTCCGTCTAAGGTGGCGGTCGCGAATTGGCTGGTTGAGAACGACCGATCAACGCCGAGCGCTGAAGGGTCGGCGGTGTTGGTGTCGCTCCACGCGAACCTGGTGCGGGCGCTCGGGATAGAAAACGACGAGAGTCTGGCGAAGCCAGGAAAGGCAAGTCGGTAG